The following proteins come from a genomic window of Sorghum bicolor cultivar BTx623 chromosome 3, Sorghum_bicolor_NCBIv3, whole genome shotgun sequence:
- the LOC110433886 gene encoding uncharacterized protein LOC110433886 isoform X15: protein MQENATEPNKETSHRLSNKVPPTILLDILALGVYKLIVLYSQQVQLVVGTQSTQPEPQPVSSTPELNRSPTGTTHTHRKLFGEDTLTEKETIVDQNLNAKGIITTTATVQWIHYCSQKKKGYSEARPQPSVIWSCRTITTKPVSKPFDCIRHFSIS, encoded by the exons ATG CAGGAAAATGCTACTGAACCTAACAAGGAGACTTCACACAGATTATCTAACAAGGTCCCGCCAACAATTTTACTCGACATTCTGGCCCTCGG GGTTTACAAACTGATCGTTCTATACAGCCAGCAAGTTCAATTGGTAGTTGGTACTCAGAGTACACAACCTGAACCACAGCCTGTATCATCGACTCCCGAACTAAATCG GTCGCCAACCGGAACAACACACACCCACAGGAAACTGTTTGGAGAAGACACTCTCACTGAAAAG GAAACCATAGTGGATCAAAATTTGAACGCAAAAGGAATCATAACGACGACCGCAACAGTCCAATGGATCCACTACTGCAGCCAAAAGAAAAAAG GCTATAGCGAGGCACGACCACAGCCTTCTGTGATATGGTCCTGCCGTACAATAACCACGAAACCGGTTTCGAAACCCTTTGATTGTATAAGGCATTTCAGTATTAGTTAG
- the LOC110433886 gene encoding uncharacterized protein LOC110433886 isoform X14 has protein sequence MLHSMTFTHQQNHRLLPRKMLLNLTRRLHTDYLTRVYKLIVLYSQQVQLVVGTQSTQPEPQPVSSTPELNRSPTGTTHTHRKLFGEDTLTEKETIVDQNLNAKGIITTTATVQWIHYCSQKKKGYSEARPQPSVIWSCRTITTKPVSKPFDCIRHFSIS, from the exons ATG CTTCACTCCATGACATTTACGCACCAACAAAATCATCGATTGCTACCAAG GAAAATGCTACTGAACCTAACAAGGAGACTTCACACAGATTATCTAACAAG GGTTTACAAACTGATCGTTCTATACAGCCAGCAAGTTCAATTGGTAGTTGGTACTCAGAGTACACAACCTGAACCACAGCCTGTATCATCGACTCCCGAACTAAATCG GTCGCCAACCGGAACAACACACACCCACAGGAAACTGTTTGGAGAAGACACTCTCACTGAAAAG GAAACCATAGTGGATCAAAATTTGAACGCAAAAGGAATCATAACGACGACCGCAACAGTCCAATGGATCCACTACTGCAGCCAAAAGAAAAAAG GCTATAGCGAGGCACGACCACAGCCTTCTGTGATATGGTCCTGCCGTACAATAACCACGAAACCGGTTTCGAAACCCTTTGATTGTATAAGGCATTTCAGTATTAGTTAG
- the LOC110433886 gene encoding uncharacterized protein LOC110433886 isoform X3 has translation MPFSAFVYFQLHSMTFTHQQNHRLLPRYKFTFICLLPVVEENATEPNKETSHRLSNKVPPTILLDILALGVYKLIVLYSQQVQLVVGTQSTQPEPQPVSSTPELNRSPTGTTHTHRKLFGEDTLTEKETIVDQNLNAKGIITTTATVQWIHYCSQKKKGYSEARPQPSVIWSCRTITTKPVSKPFDCIRHFSIS, from the exons ATGCCTTTTAGTGCCTTTGTATATTTTCAGCTTCACTCCATGACATTTACGCACCAACAAAATCATCGATTGCTACCAAGGTACAAATTCACCTTCATTTGTCTGCTCCCAGTTGTTGag GAAAATGCTACTGAACCTAACAAGGAGACTTCACACAGATTATCTAACAAGGTCCCGCCAACAATTTTACTCGACATTCTGGCCCTCGG GGTTTACAAACTGATCGTTCTATACAGCCAGCAAGTTCAATTGGTAGTTGGTACTCAGAGTACACAACCTGAACCACAGCCTGTATCATCGACTCCCGAACTAAATCG GTCGCCAACCGGAACAACACACACCCACAGGAAACTGTTTGGAGAAGACACTCTCACTGAAAAG GAAACCATAGTGGATCAAAATTTGAACGCAAAAGGAATCATAACGACGACCGCAACAGTCCAATGGATCCACTACTGCAGCCAAAAGAAAAAAG GCTATAGCGAGGCACGACCACAGCCTTCTGTGATATGGTCCTGCCGTACAATAACCACGAAACCGGTTTCGAAACCCTTTGATTGTATAAGGCATTTCAGTATTAGTTAG
- the LOC110433886 gene encoding uncharacterized protein LOC110433886 isoform X5 produces the protein MPFSAFVYFQLHSMTFTHQQNHRLLPRYKFTFICLLPVVEQENATEPNKETSHRLSNKVPPTILLDILALGQQVQLVVGTQSTQPEPQPVSSTPELNRSPTGTTHTHRKLFGEDTLTEKETIVDQNLNAKGIITTTATVQWIHYCSQKKKGYSEARPQPSVIWSCRTITTKPVSKPFDCIRHFSIS, from the exons ATGCCTTTTAGTGCCTTTGTATATTTTCAGCTTCACTCCATGACATTTACGCACCAACAAAATCATCGATTGCTACCAAGGTACAAATTCACCTTCATTTGTCTGCTCCCAGTTGTTGag CAGGAAAATGCTACTGAACCTAACAAGGAGACTTCACACAGATTATCTAACAAGGTCCCGCCAACAATTTTACTCGACATTCTGGCCCTCGG CCAGCAAGTTCAATTGGTAGTTGGTACTCAGAGTACACAACCTGAACCACAGCCTGTATCATCGACTCCCGAACTAAATCG GTCGCCAACCGGAACAACACACACCCACAGGAAACTGTTTGGAGAAGACACTCTCACTGAAAAG GAAACCATAGTGGATCAAAATTTGAACGCAAAAGGAATCATAACGACGACCGCAACAGTCCAATGGATCCACTACTGCAGCCAAAAGAAAAAAG GCTATAGCGAGGCACGACCACAGCCTTCTGTGATATGGTCCTGCCGTACAATAACCACGAAACCGGTTTCGAAACCCTTTGATTGTATAAGGCATTTCAGTATTAGTTAG
- the LOC110433886 gene encoding uncharacterized protein LOC110433886 isoform X2: MPFSAFVYFQLHSMTFTHQQNHRLLPRYKFTFICLLPVVEQENATEPNKETSHRLSNKVPPTILLDILALGVYKLIVLYSQQVQLVVGTQSTQPEPQPVSSTPELNRSPTGTTHTHRKLFGEDTLTEKETIVDQNLNAKGIITTTATVQWIHYCSQKKKGYSEARPQPSVIWSCRTITTKPVSKPFDCIRHFSIS, translated from the exons ATGCCTTTTAGTGCCTTTGTATATTTTCAGCTTCACTCCATGACATTTACGCACCAACAAAATCATCGATTGCTACCAAGGTACAAATTCACCTTCATTTGTCTGCTCCCAGTTGTTGag CAGGAAAATGCTACTGAACCTAACAAGGAGACTTCACACAGATTATCTAACAAGGTCCCGCCAACAATTTTACTCGACATTCTGGCCCTCGG GGTTTACAAACTGATCGTTCTATACAGCCAGCAAGTTCAATTGGTAGTTGGTACTCAGAGTACACAACCTGAACCACAGCCTGTATCATCGACTCCCGAACTAAATCG GTCGCCAACCGGAACAACACACACCCACAGGAAACTGTTTGGAGAAGACACTCTCACTGAAAAG GAAACCATAGTGGATCAAAATTTGAACGCAAAAGGAATCATAACGACGACCGCAACAGTCCAATGGATCCACTACTGCAGCCAAAAGAAAAAAG GCTATAGCGAGGCACGACCACAGCCTTCTGTGATATGGTCCTGCCGTACAATAACCACGAAACCGGTTTCGAAACCCTTTGATTGTATAAGGCATTTCAGTATTAGTTAG
- the LOC110433886 gene encoding uncharacterized protein LOC110433886 isoform X16: MTFTHQQNHRLLPSRKMLLNLTRRLHTDYLTRVYKLIVLYSQQVQLVVGTQSTQPEPQPVSSTPELNRSPTGTTHTHRKLFGEDTLTEKETIVDQNLNAKGIITTTATVQWIHYCSQKKKGYSEARPQPSVIWSCRTITTKPVSKPFDCIRHFSIS, translated from the exons ATGACATTTACGCACCAACAAAATCATCGATTGCTACCAAG CAGGAAAATGCTACTGAACCTAACAAGGAGACTTCACACAGATTATCTAACAAG GGTTTACAAACTGATCGTTCTATACAGCCAGCAAGTTCAATTGGTAGTTGGTACTCAGAGTACACAACCTGAACCACAGCCTGTATCATCGACTCCCGAACTAAATCG GTCGCCAACCGGAACAACACACACCCACAGGAAACTGTTTGGAGAAGACACTCTCACTGAAAAG GAAACCATAGTGGATCAAAATTTGAACGCAAAAGGAATCATAACGACGACCGCAACAGTCCAATGGATCCACTACTGCAGCCAAAAGAAAAAAG GCTATAGCGAGGCACGACCACAGCCTTCTGTGATATGGTCCTGCCGTACAATAACCACGAAACCGGTTTCGAAACCCTTTGATTGTATAAGGCATTTCAGTATTAGTTAG
- the LOC110433886 gene encoding uncharacterized protein LOC110433886 isoform X20, translating into MENATEPNKETSHRLSNKVPPTILLDILALGQQVQLVVGTQSTQPEPQPVSSTPELNRSPTGTTHTHRKLFGEDTLTEKETIVDQNLNAKGIITTTATVQWIHYCSQKKKGYSEARPQPSVIWSCRTITTKPVSKPFDCIRHFSIS; encoded by the exons ATG GAAAATGCTACTGAACCTAACAAGGAGACTTCACACAGATTATCTAACAAGGTCCCGCCAACAATTTTACTCGACATTCTGGCCCTCGG CCAGCAAGTTCAATTGGTAGTTGGTACTCAGAGTACACAACCTGAACCACAGCCTGTATCATCGACTCCCGAACTAAATCG GTCGCCAACCGGAACAACACACACCCACAGGAAACTGTTTGGAGAAGACACTCTCACTGAAAAG GAAACCATAGTGGATCAAAATTTGAACGCAAAAGGAATCATAACGACGACCGCAACAGTCCAATGGATCCACTACTGCAGCCAAAAGAAAAAAG GCTATAGCGAGGCACGACCACAGCCTTCTGTGATATGGTCCTGCCGTACAATAACCACGAAACCGGTTTCGAAACCCTTTGATTGTATAAGGCATTTCAGTATTAGTTAG
- the LOC110433886 gene encoding uncharacterized protein LOC110433886 isoform X19, with protein MQENATEPNKETSHRLSNKVPPTILLDILALGQQVQLVVGTQSTQPEPQPVSSTPELNRSPTGTTHTHRKLFGEDTLTEKETIVDQNLNAKGIITTTATVQWIHYCSQKKKGYSEARPQPSVIWSCRTITTKPVSKPFDCIRHFSIS; from the exons ATG CAGGAAAATGCTACTGAACCTAACAAGGAGACTTCACACAGATTATCTAACAAGGTCCCGCCAACAATTTTACTCGACATTCTGGCCCTCGG CCAGCAAGTTCAATTGGTAGTTGGTACTCAGAGTACACAACCTGAACCACAGCCTGTATCATCGACTCCCGAACTAAATCG GTCGCCAACCGGAACAACACACACCCACAGGAAACTGTTTGGAGAAGACACTCTCACTGAAAAG GAAACCATAGTGGATCAAAATTTGAACGCAAAAGGAATCATAACGACGACCGCAACAGTCCAATGGATCCACTACTGCAGCCAAAAGAAAAAAG GCTATAGCGAGGCACGACCACAGCCTTCTGTGATATGGTCCTGCCGTACAATAACCACGAAACCGGTTTCGAAACCCTTTGATTGTATAAGGCATTTCAGTATTAGTTAG
- the LOC110433886 gene encoding uncharacterized protein LOC110433886 isoform X17, whose translation MENATEPNKETSHRLSNKVPPTILLDILALGVYKLIVLYSQQVQLVVGTQSTQPEPQPVSSTPELNRSPTGTTHTHRKLFGEDTLTEKETIVDQNLNAKGIITTTATVQWIHYCSQKKKGYSEARPQPSVIWSCRTITTKPVSKPFDCIRHFSIS comes from the exons ATG GAAAATGCTACTGAACCTAACAAGGAGACTTCACACAGATTATCTAACAAGGTCCCGCCAACAATTTTACTCGACATTCTGGCCCTCGG GGTTTACAAACTGATCGTTCTATACAGCCAGCAAGTTCAATTGGTAGTTGGTACTCAGAGTACACAACCTGAACCACAGCCTGTATCATCGACTCCCGAACTAAATCG GTCGCCAACCGGAACAACACACACCCACAGGAAACTGTTTGGAGAAGACACTCTCACTGAAAAG GAAACCATAGTGGATCAAAATTTGAACGCAAAAGGAATCATAACGACGACCGCAACAGTCCAATGGATCCACTACTGCAGCCAAAAGAAAAAAG GCTATAGCGAGGCACGACCACAGCCTTCTGTGATATGGTCCTGCCGTACAATAACCACGAAACCGGTTTCGAAACCCTTTGATTGTATAAGGCATTTCAGTATTAGTTAG
- the LOC110433886 gene encoding uncharacterized protein LOC110433886 isoform X7, with protein MPFSAFVYFQLHSMTFTHQQNHRLLPRYKFTFICLLPVVEENATEPNKETSHRLSNKVPPTILLDILALGQQVQLVVGTQSTQPEPQPVSSTPELNRSPTGTTHTHRKLFGEDTLTEKETIVDQNLNAKGIITTTATVQWIHYCSQKKKGYSEARPQPSVIWSCRTITTKPVSKPFDCIRHFSIS; from the exons ATGCCTTTTAGTGCCTTTGTATATTTTCAGCTTCACTCCATGACATTTACGCACCAACAAAATCATCGATTGCTACCAAGGTACAAATTCACCTTCATTTGTCTGCTCCCAGTTGTTGag GAAAATGCTACTGAACCTAACAAGGAGACTTCACACAGATTATCTAACAAGGTCCCGCCAACAATTTTACTCGACATTCTGGCCCTCGG CCAGCAAGTTCAATTGGTAGTTGGTACTCAGAGTACACAACCTGAACCACAGCCTGTATCATCGACTCCCGAACTAAATCG GTCGCCAACCGGAACAACACACACCCACAGGAAACTGTTTGGAGAAGACACTCTCACTGAAAAG GAAACCATAGTGGATCAAAATTTGAACGCAAAAGGAATCATAACGACGACCGCAACAGTCCAATGGATCCACTACTGCAGCCAAAAGAAAAAAG GCTATAGCGAGGCACGACCACAGCCTTCTGTGATATGGTCCTGCCGTACAATAACCACGAAACCGGTTTCGAAACCCTTTGATTGTATAAGGCATTTCAGTATTAGTTAG
- the LOC110433886 gene encoding uncharacterized protein LOC110433886 isoform X4 — protein sequence MLRENIITHCFFTYFILHYSIPWNFQHMHIEVSGYVTCVSFFSQQENATEPNKETSHRLSNKVPPTILLDILALGQQVQLVVGTQSTQPEPQPVSSTPELNRSPTGTTHTHRKLFGEDTLTEKETIVDQNLNAKGIITTTATVQWIHYCSQKKKGYSEARPQPSVIWSCRTITTKPVSKPFDCIRHFSIS from the exons ATGTTAAGAGAAAATATTATAACACATTGTTTCTTTACAtactttattttacattatagtatTCCTTGGAATTTCCAACATATGCATATTGAGGTTTCTGGATATGTCACCTGCGTATCATTTTTTTCTCAGCAGGAAAATGCTACTGAACCTAACAAGGAGACTTCACACAGATTATCTAACAAGGTCCCGCCAACAATTTTACTCGACATTCTGGCCCTCGG CCAGCAAGTTCAATTGGTAGTTGGTACTCAGAGTACACAACCTGAACCACAGCCTGTATCATCGACTCCCGAACTAAATCG GTCGCCAACCGGAACAACACACACCCACAGGAAACTGTTTGGAGAAGACACTCTCACTGAAAAG GAAACCATAGTGGATCAAAATTTGAACGCAAAAGGAATCATAACGACGACCGCAACAGTCCAATGGATCCACTACTGCAGCCAAAAGAAAAAAG GCTATAGCGAGGCACGACCACAGCCTTCTGTGATATGGTCCTGCCGTACAATAACCACGAAACCGGTTTCGAAACCCTTTGATTGTATAAGGCATTTCAGTATTAGTTAG
- the LOC110433886 gene encoding uncharacterized protein LOC110433886 isoform X18 gives MTFTHQQNHRLLPRKMLLNLTRRLHTDYLTRVYKLIVLYSQQVQLVVGTQSTQPEPQPVSSTPELNRSPTGTTHTHRKLFGEDTLTEKETIVDQNLNAKGIITTTATVQWIHYCSQKKKGYSEARPQPSVIWSCRTITTKPVSKPFDCIRHFSIS, from the exons ATGACATTTACGCACCAACAAAATCATCGATTGCTACCAAG GAAAATGCTACTGAACCTAACAAGGAGACTTCACACAGATTATCTAACAAG GGTTTACAAACTGATCGTTCTATACAGCCAGCAAGTTCAATTGGTAGTTGGTACTCAGAGTACACAACCTGAACCACAGCCTGTATCATCGACTCCCGAACTAAATCG GTCGCCAACCGGAACAACACACACCCACAGGAAACTGTTTGGAGAAGACACTCTCACTGAAAAG GAAACCATAGTGGATCAAAATTTGAACGCAAAAGGAATCATAACGACGACCGCAACAGTCCAATGGATCCACTACTGCAGCCAAAAGAAAAAAG GCTATAGCGAGGCACGACCACAGCCTTCTGTGATATGGTCCTGCCGTACAATAACCACGAAACCGGTTTCGAAACCCTTTGATTGTATAAGGCATTTCAGTATTAGTTAG
- the LOC110433886 gene encoding uncharacterized protein LOC110433886 isoform X10, whose amino-acid sequence MTFTHQQNHRLLPRYKFTFICLLPVVEENATEPNKETSHRLSNKVPPTILLDILALGVYKLIVLYSQQVQLVVGTQSTQPEPQPVSSTPELNRSPTGTTHTHRKLFGEDTLTEKETIVDQNLNAKGIITTTATVQWIHYCSQKKKGYSEARPQPSVIWSCRTITTKPVSKPFDCIRHFSIS is encoded by the exons ATGACATTTACGCACCAACAAAATCATCGATTGCTACCAAGGTACAAATTCACCTTCATTTGTCTGCTCCCAGTTGTTGag GAAAATGCTACTGAACCTAACAAGGAGACTTCACACAGATTATCTAACAAGGTCCCGCCAACAATTTTACTCGACATTCTGGCCCTCGG GGTTTACAAACTGATCGTTCTATACAGCCAGCAAGTTCAATTGGTAGTTGGTACTCAGAGTACACAACCTGAACCACAGCCTGTATCATCGACTCCCGAACTAAATCG GTCGCCAACCGGAACAACACACACCCACAGGAAACTGTTTGGAGAAGACACTCTCACTGAAAAG GAAACCATAGTGGATCAAAATTTGAACGCAAAAGGAATCATAACGACGACCGCAACAGTCCAATGGATCCACTACTGCAGCCAAAAGAAAAAAG GCTATAGCGAGGCACGACCACAGCCTTCTGTGATATGGTCCTGCCGTACAATAACCACGAAACCGGTTTCGAAACCCTTTGATTGTATAAGGCATTTCAGTATTAGTTAG
- the LOC110433886 gene encoding uncharacterized protein LOC110433886 isoform X9, which produces MTFTHQQNHRLLPRYKFTFICLLPVVEQENATEPNKETSHRLSNKVPPTILLDILALGVYKLIVLYSQQVQLVVGTQSTQPEPQPVSSTPELNRSPTGTTHTHRKLFGEDTLTEKETIVDQNLNAKGIITTTATVQWIHYCSQKKKGYSEARPQPSVIWSCRTITTKPVSKPFDCIRHFSIS; this is translated from the exons ATGACATTTACGCACCAACAAAATCATCGATTGCTACCAAGGTACAAATTCACCTTCATTTGTCTGCTCCCAGTTGTTGag CAGGAAAATGCTACTGAACCTAACAAGGAGACTTCACACAGATTATCTAACAAGGTCCCGCCAACAATTTTACTCGACATTCTGGCCCTCGG GGTTTACAAACTGATCGTTCTATACAGCCAGCAAGTTCAATTGGTAGTTGGTACTCAGAGTACACAACCTGAACCACAGCCTGTATCATCGACTCCCGAACTAAATCG GTCGCCAACCGGAACAACACACACCCACAGGAAACTGTTTGGAGAAGACACTCTCACTGAAAAG GAAACCATAGTGGATCAAAATTTGAACGCAAAAGGAATCATAACGACGACCGCAACAGTCCAATGGATCCACTACTGCAGCCAAAAGAAAAAAG GCTATAGCGAGGCACGACCACAGCCTTCTGTGATATGGTCCTGCCGTACAATAACCACGAAACCGGTTTCGAAACCCTTTGATTGTATAAGGCATTTCAGTATTAGTTAG
- the LOC110433886 gene encoding uncharacterized protein LOC110433886 isoform X13, protein MLHSMTFTHQQNHRLLPSRKMLLNLTRRLHTDYLTRVYKLIVLYSQQVQLVVGTQSTQPEPQPVSSTPELNRSPTGTTHTHRKLFGEDTLTEKETIVDQNLNAKGIITTTATVQWIHYCSQKKKGYSEARPQPSVIWSCRTITTKPVSKPFDCIRHFSIS, encoded by the exons ATG CTTCACTCCATGACATTTACGCACCAACAAAATCATCGATTGCTACCAAG CAGGAAAATGCTACTGAACCTAACAAGGAGACTTCACACAGATTATCTAACAAG GGTTTACAAACTGATCGTTCTATACAGCCAGCAAGTTCAATTGGTAGTTGGTACTCAGAGTACACAACCTGAACCACAGCCTGTATCATCGACTCCCGAACTAAATCG GTCGCCAACCGGAACAACACACACCCACAGGAAACTGTTTGGAGAAGACACTCTCACTGAAAAG GAAACCATAGTGGATCAAAATTTGAACGCAAAAGGAATCATAACGACGACCGCAACAGTCCAATGGATCCACTACTGCAGCCAAAAGAAAAAAG GCTATAGCGAGGCACGACCACAGCCTTCTGTGATATGGTCCTGCCGTACAATAACCACGAAACCGGTTTCGAAACCCTTTGATTGTATAAGGCATTTCAGTATTAGTTAG
- the LOC110433886 gene encoding uncharacterized protein LOC110433886 isoform X6: MLHSMTFTHQQNHRLLPRYKFTFICLLPVVEQENATEPNKETSHRLSNKVPPTILLDILALGVYKLIVLYSQQVQLVVGTQSTQPEPQPVSSTPELNRSPTGTTHTHRKLFGEDTLTEKETIVDQNLNAKGIITTTATVQWIHYCSQKKKGYSEARPQPSVIWSCRTITTKPVSKPFDCIRHFSIS; the protein is encoded by the exons ATG CTTCACTCCATGACATTTACGCACCAACAAAATCATCGATTGCTACCAAGGTACAAATTCACCTTCATTTGTCTGCTCCCAGTTGTTGag CAGGAAAATGCTACTGAACCTAACAAGGAGACTTCACACAGATTATCTAACAAGGTCCCGCCAACAATTTTACTCGACATTCTGGCCCTCGG GGTTTACAAACTGATCGTTCTATACAGCCAGCAAGTTCAATTGGTAGTTGGTACTCAGAGTACACAACCTGAACCACAGCCTGTATCATCGACTCCCGAACTAAATCG GTCGCCAACCGGAACAACACACACCCACAGGAAACTGTTTGGAGAAGACACTCTCACTGAAAAG GAAACCATAGTGGATCAAAATTTGAACGCAAAAGGAATCATAACGACGACCGCAACAGTCCAATGGATCCACTACTGCAGCCAAAAGAAAAAAG GCTATAGCGAGGCACGACCACAGCCTTCTGTGATATGGTCCTGCCGTACAATAACCACGAAACCGGTTTCGAAACCCTTTGATTGTATAAGGCATTTCAGTATTAGTTAG
- the LOC110433886 gene encoding uncharacterized protein LOC110433886 isoform X12 yields the protein MPFSAFVYFQLHSMTFTHQQNHRLLPRKMLLNLTRRLHTDYLTRVYKLIVLYSQQVQLVVGTQSTQPEPQPVSSTPELNRSPTGTTHTHRKLFGEDTLTEKETIVDQNLNAKGIITTTATVQWIHYCSQKKKGYSEARPQPSVIWSCRTITTKPVSKPFDCIRHFSIS from the exons ATGCCTTTTAGTGCCTTTGTATATTTTCAGCTTCACTCCATGACATTTACGCACCAACAAAATCATCGATTGCTACCAAG GAAAATGCTACTGAACCTAACAAGGAGACTTCACACAGATTATCTAACAAG GGTTTACAAACTGATCGTTCTATACAGCCAGCAAGTTCAATTGGTAGTTGGTACTCAGAGTACACAACCTGAACCACAGCCTGTATCATCGACTCCCGAACTAAATCG GTCGCCAACCGGAACAACACACACCCACAGGAAACTGTTTGGAGAAGACACTCTCACTGAAAAG GAAACCATAGTGGATCAAAATTTGAACGCAAAAGGAATCATAACGACGACCGCAACAGTCCAATGGATCCACTACTGCAGCCAAAAGAAAAAAG GCTATAGCGAGGCACGACCACAGCCTTCTGTGATATGGTCCTGCCGTACAATAACCACGAAACCGGTTTCGAAACCCTTTGATTGTATAAGGCATTTCAGTATTAGTTAG
- the LOC110433886 gene encoding uncharacterized protein LOC110433886 isoform X11, producing MPFSAFVYFQLHSMTFTHQQNHRLLPSRKMLLNLTRRLHTDYLTRVYKLIVLYSQQVQLVVGTQSTQPEPQPVSSTPELNRSPTGTTHTHRKLFGEDTLTEKETIVDQNLNAKGIITTTATVQWIHYCSQKKKGYSEARPQPSVIWSCRTITTKPVSKPFDCIRHFSIS from the exons ATGCCTTTTAGTGCCTTTGTATATTTTCAGCTTCACTCCATGACATTTACGCACCAACAAAATCATCGATTGCTACCAAG CAGGAAAATGCTACTGAACCTAACAAGGAGACTTCACACAGATTATCTAACAAG GGTTTACAAACTGATCGTTCTATACAGCCAGCAAGTTCAATTGGTAGTTGGTACTCAGAGTACACAACCTGAACCACAGCCTGTATCATCGACTCCCGAACTAAATCG GTCGCCAACCGGAACAACACACACCCACAGGAAACTGTTTGGAGAAGACACTCTCACTGAAAAG GAAACCATAGTGGATCAAAATTTGAACGCAAAAGGAATCATAACGACGACCGCAACAGTCCAATGGATCCACTACTGCAGCCAAAAGAAAAAAG GCTATAGCGAGGCACGACCACAGCCTTCTGTGATATGGTCCTGCCGTACAATAACCACGAAACCGGTTTCGAAACCCTTTGATTGTATAAGGCATTTCAGTATTAGTTAG